The following coding sequences are from one Halomonas sp. HAL1 window:
- the gorA gene encoding glutathione-disulfide reductase: protein MADVSEYEYDLLVIGAGSGGVRAARMAAAAGARVAIAEDRYLGGTCVNVGCVPKKLYSYAAHFHDSFDDSAGFGWQLPGPASFDWATLRDNKISEIKRLNGIYQRMLEGAGVTLFNARARLADANTVTLSGEHGDISISAEKILVATGGWPWVPDFPGSEYALDSNQIFDLDTFPKRFLVLGGGYIAVEFSSIFNGLGSETHLIYRGELFLKGFDQQVREFTCAEMERKGVNLHFNTNIERIEATQNAYNVHLTDGQVMEVDVVLAATGRKANIKDLGLEALGINLNEQGKIPVNDRFETAQPSILALGDLIAGPELTPVALAEAMQLVDVHFADTVPQPLDYTTIPTAVFCHPNIGTVGLSEEAAREKFTNIRVYSTNFRAMKHTLSGSQERTLMKLVVDDATDVVVGAHMVGDDAGEIIQGIAIAVRAGLTKHDFDRTVGIHPTGAEEFVTMRTLTRT, encoded by the coding sequence ATGGCAGACGTTTCCGAATACGAATATGACCTCCTGGTGATTGGTGCAGGCTCCGGTGGCGTGCGTGCTGCGCGTATGGCAGCCGCCGCCGGTGCCAGAGTAGCGATTGCCGAAGACCGATACCTGGGGGGGACCTGTGTCAACGTTGGCTGTGTGCCCAAAAAACTTTACTCATACGCCGCCCATTTTCACGACAGCTTTGATGACTCGGCCGGTTTTGGCTGGCAGTTGCCTGGCCCGGCCAGCTTTGACTGGGCGACGCTGCGTGATAATAAAATAAGCGAAATCAAACGGCTAAACGGTATTTATCAGCGCATGCTGGAAGGCGCCGGGGTAACACTTTTTAATGCCCGAGCTCGGCTGGCTGATGCGAATACAGTGACGTTGAGCGGAGAGCATGGTGATATTTCGATAAGCGCAGAAAAAATCCTGGTGGCCACGGGTGGGTGGCCATGGGTGCCCGATTTTCCGGGTAGTGAATATGCGCTGGACTCCAACCAAATCTTTGATCTTGATACGTTTCCCAAGCGCTTTTTAGTTTTGGGTGGCGGTTACATCGCGGTCGAGTTCTCCAGTATTTTCAACGGGCTTGGCAGCGAGACACACCTCATCTACCGTGGCGAACTGTTCCTGAAAGGATTTGATCAACAGGTTCGTGAATTCACTTGTGCCGAAATGGAAAGAAAAGGGGTCAACCTCCACTTCAACACCAATATTGAGCGTATTGAAGCCACCCAGAATGCCTACAACGTTCATCTAACCGATGGGCAGGTAATGGAAGTCGATGTGGTGCTGGCGGCAACTGGGCGCAAAGCTAATATAAAAGACCTGGGTCTGGAGGCGCTGGGTATTAACCTGAATGAGCAGGGCAAGATCCCTGTCAACGATCGTTTTGAAACGGCGCAACCGTCGATTCTTGCGCTAGGCGACTTAATCGCCGGCCCTGAACTGACGCCTGTGGCTTTGGCAGAAGCGATGCAGCTGGTGGATGTCCACTTTGCCGACACCGTCCCCCAGCCGCTCGATTACACCACGATTCCAACCGCTGTTTTTTGCCACCCTAACATCGGTACGGTAGGGCTCTCCGAAGAGGCGGCACGTGAAAAATTCACCAATATCCGCGTTTATAGCACCAATTTTCGGGCCATGAAGCACACCTTGTCGGGTAGCCAAGAGCGCACCTTAATGAAATTGGTGGTAGACGATGCCACTGATGTGGTGGTCGGGGCCCATATGGTGGGCGACGACGCAGGTGAAATCATTCAGGGTATCGCTATCGCGGTAAGGGCAGGCCTTACCAAGCATGACTTTGACCGCACTGTGGGTATCCACCCAACGGGAGCAGAGGAGTTCGTCACCATGCGTACGCTAACGCGTACTTGA
- the ectA gene encoding diaminobutyrate acetyltransferase codes for MSTPIQPFTPSADLARPTVADAVVGHAETPLFIRKPNADDGWGVYELIKACPPLDVNSAYAYLLLATQFRDTCAVATNEEGEIVGFVSGYVKDNAPDTYFLWQVAVGEKARGTGLARRLVEAIMSRPELDDVHHLETTITPDNLASWGLFRRLAARWHAPLNSREYFSTEQLGGEHDPENLVRIGPFQTDRI; via the coding sequence ATGAGTACGCCCATACAACCGTTTACCCCCTCTGCTGACTTGGCCAGGCCTACAGTGGCTGACGCTGTCGTTGGTCATGCAGAGACACCGCTGTTTATTCGCAAACCTAATGCGGATGATGGCTGGGGAGTGTACGAGCTTATCAAAGCCTGCCCGCCGCTGGATGTGAATTCTGCCTACGCCTATTTGTTACTCGCTACACAGTTTCGTGATACCTGTGCAGTCGCTACCAATGAAGAGGGTGAAATCGTTGGCTTTGTATCGGGCTATGTGAAGGATAATGCCCCGGATACTTATTTCTTATGGCAAGTGGCCGTCGGCGAAAAAGCACGCGGTACGGGGCTCGCGCGCCGCTTGGTCGAAGCGATTATGTCGCGCCCCGAGCTTGACGATGTGCATCATCTTGAAACCACGATCACGCCAGACAATCTAGCCTCTTGGGGCTTATTTCGTCGCTTGGCGGCGCGCTGGCATGCGCCGCTCAATAGCCGCGAATATTTCTCTACCGAACAGCTCGGAGGGGAGCATGACCCGGAAAACCTGGTTCGTATCGGTCCGTTCCAAACAGACCGAATCTAA
- the ectB gene encoding diaminobutyrate--2-oxoglutarate transaminase, with amino-acid sequence MQTQTLERMESNVRTYSRSFPVVFTKAQNARLTDENGREYIDFLAGAGTLNYGHNNPHMKQAMIDYLSTDGVVHGLDMWTNAKRDYLETLEEVIFKPRGLDYKVHLPGPTGTNAVEAAIRLARVAKGRHNIVTFTNGFHGVTMGALATTGNRKFREATGGIPTQGASFLPYDGYMGEHTDTLDYFEKLLGDKSGGLDVPAGVIIETVQGEGGINVAGLEWLKRLENICRAHDILLIIDDIQAGCGRTGKFFSFEHAGITPDIITNSKSLSGFGLPFAHVLMRPELDKWKPGQYNGTFRGFSLAMVTATAALKKYWTNDTFERDVQRKGRIVEERFQKLAALLTESGMPATERGRGLMRGIDVVSGDIADKITSKAFEHGLIIETSGQDGEVVKCLCPLTISDEDLLKGLDILEMCVKAVASE; translated from the coding sequence ATGCAGACCCAGACGCTTGAACGCATGGAATCCAATGTACGTACTTATTCTCGTTCATTCCCGGTGGTGTTTACCAAAGCGCAAAATGCGCGCCTAACCGATGAGAACGGCCGTGAGTACATTGATTTCCTCGCCGGCGCGGGCACGCTTAACTACGGCCACAATAATCCGCACATGAAGCAGGCAATGATTGATTACCTGTCAACGGACGGTGTTGTGCACGGTCTGGATATGTGGACCAATGCCAAGCGCGATTATTTAGAAACGCTTGAAGAAGTAATCTTCAAGCCACGCGGTCTCGACTACAAAGTACATCTGCCGGGGCCGACTGGCACCAACGCTGTCGAAGCCGCTATTCGCCTGGCCCGTGTTGCTAAAGGCCGTCACAACATCGTGACGTTCACCAATGGCTTCCACGGTGTAACGATGGGCGCTTTGGCTACCACCGGTAACCGTAAGTTCCGTGAAGCCACGGGGGGTATCCCGACGCAGGGTGCCAGCTTCCTGCCCTATGATGGCTACATGGGCGAGCATACCGACACGCTGGATTACTTTGAAAAACTGCTGGGCGACAAATCCGGCGGCCTGGACGTTCCCGCTGGTGTTATTATTGAGACCGTGCAAGGCGAGGGCGGTATCAACGTGGCAGGCCTGGAGTGGCTGAAGCGTTTGGAAAATATTTGCCGCGCCCATGATATTTTACTGATTATCGATGATATCCAGGCAGGTTGTGGTCGTACCGGTAAGTTCTTCAGCTTTGAGCATGCAGGCATTACGCCAGACATTATTACCAACTCGAAGTCACTCTCTGGCTTTGGTCTGCCATTTGCGCATGTGTTGATGCGTCCAGAACTGGATAAGTGGAAACCGGGCCAATATAACGGCACCTTCCGTGGCTTCAGCTTAGCGATGGTGACAGCCACCGCCGCGTTAAAAAAATATTGGACCAACGATACCTTTGAGCGTGATGTTCAGCGCAAAGGGCGTATTGTAGAAGAGCGTTTCCAGAAGCTTGCGGCACTGCTGACTGAGAGCGGCATGCCTGCCACTGAACGTGGGCGTGGTTTGATGCGTGGCATTGACGTGGTATCGGGAGATATCGCTGATAAAATTACCAGCAAAGCGTTTGAGCACGGCTTGATAATTGAAACCAGTGGTCAGGACGGTGAAGTCGTTAAGTGTCTGTGCCCACTGACCATCAGCGATGAAGACCTGCTGAAAGGCCTGGATATTCTGGAAATGTGCGTGAAAGCTGTTGCTAGCGAGTAA
- a CDS encoding ectoine synthase, translated as MIVRNLEEARKTERLVTAENGNWDSTRLVLANDNAGFSFHITRIFPGTETHIHYKNHYEAVFCYEGEGEVETLADGKIWPIKAGDIYLLDQHDEHLLRGKEKGMTVACVFTPPITGNEVHQEDGSYAAE; from the coding sequence ATGATCGTTCGTAATCTCGAAGAAGCGCGCAAAACAGAACGCCTAGTCACCGCTGAAAATGGTAATTGGGACAGCACACGTCTTGTTTTGGCCAATGATAACGCTGGTTTCTCGTTCCATATTACCCGCATTTTCCCCGGTACTGAGACCCACATTCATTACAAAAACCACTACGAAGCGGTGTTTTGCTATGAAGGTGAAGGCGAGGTGGAAACCCTGGCCGACGGTAAAATCTGGCCGATCAAAGCAGGCGATATTTATCTGTTAGATCAGCACGATGAGCACCTGTTGCGCGGTAAAGAAAAAGGAATGACGGTTGCTTGTGTCTTTACACCGCCGATTACCGGCAACGAAGTCCACCAGGAAGACGGTTCATACGCAGCAGAATAG
- a CDS encoding DUF3833 domain-containing protein — MIHSLRISFFTLLFLLAGCVGVDIEDYADSEPRLDIAEYFTGTTRAWGMVQDYSGEVQRRFTVEIQGTYEADTLTLDESFMFSDGETDRRVWTFERIDAHHWVGTASDVEGHVEARQYGHAFHMRYPLEIAIDGRMITFTMDDWMYLQPDGRLINRTAMRKFGLTLGEITLVFEKTGQ; from the coding sequence ATGATCCATTCGCTGCGCATAAGCTTTTTCACACTGCTCTTCCTGCTGGCTGGCTGTGTGGGTGTTGATATCGAAGATTACGCTGATTCAGAGCCCCGCTTGGATATTGCCGAGTACTTTACAGGGACTACGCGAGCCTGGGGCATGGTGCAGGATTATTCTGGTGAGGTACAGCGCCGCTTCACGGTGGAAATCCAGGGCACCTACGAGGCCGACACACTAACGCTGGATGAGTCCTTCATGTTTTCAGATGGTGAAACCGACCGACGGGTATGGACGTTTGAACGTATCGACGCGCATCACTGGGTTGGCACCGCCAGCGACGTGGAGGGTCACGTTGAAGCTCGTCAATATGGTCATGCTTTCCATATGCGTTACCCGTTAGAGATTGCTATCGACGGGCGGATGATTACGTTTACCATGGATGACTGGATGTACCTGCAACCGGATGGCCGCTTGATCAATCGAACGGCTATGCGAAAATTCGGCTTAACGCTGGGTGAAATCACCCTAGTTTTTGAGAAAACAGGTCAATAG
- a CDS encoding ATP-dependent zinc protease, which produces MRPGVLWLIASLSLSIAGCAATQPETNEPPPLSEASFNTRILELESQLAQQCATRSELQTRQLDQQQVLTADVREVGSLLRSLRQDVQQLEARGEEPVIIREECEVDETLSTKTLLGRSEWVGFPSLGTYLKARVDSGANTSSLSADEITRFERDGEDWVRFKLALNDDDVAVESQRDEWVEAPIVRRVRILQASGEESRPVISLLMTLGPIRENVEFTLNDRSHLEYPVLLGRRFLMDIAVIDVADTYLHDRPEFPGGEPADQAAEDEAVDDDDTEE; this is translated from the coding sequence ATGCGCCCAGGTGTTTTGTGGCTAATAGCTAGCTTGTCGCTTTCAATCGCAGGCTGTGCAGCAACCCAGCCAGAAACGAATGAACCGCCTCCCTTAAGCGAAGCGTCTTTCAATACTCGTATCCTTGAATTAGAGAGCCAATTGGCGCAGCAATGCGCCACCCGTTCTGAGCTTCAGACACGCCAACTTGATCAGCAGCAGGTACTCACTGCCGACGTGCGTGAAGTCGGTAGTTTGTTACGTTCGCTACGTCAAGATGTTCAGCAGTTAGAAGCCCGTGGTGAAGAACCTGTCATCATCCGCGAAGAGTGTGAAGTTGATGAGACGCTAAGCACGAAAACGTTACTGGGTCGTAGTGAATGGGTTGGTTTTCCAAGCCTGGGCACTTACCTCAAGGCACGTGTCGATTCAGGAGCTAACACCTCATCGCTGTCAGCCGACGAAATCACCCGCTTTGAGCGTGACGGTGAAGACTGGGTGCGTTTCAAACTAGCACTAAACGACGACGATGTGGCCGTTGAGTCACAGCGTGATGAATGGGTCGAGGCGCCTATTGTGCGTCGGGTTCGTATTCTTCAAGCTTCTGGTGAAGAATCCCGCCCAGTTATTTCATTATTAATGACGTTGGGACCTATCCGCGAAAACGTCGAGTTCACGCTGAATGACCGCTCACATTTAGAGTATCCGGTGCTACTGGGCCGGCGCTTCTTAATGGATATCGCGGTAATAGACGTCGCCGATACCTACTTACATGACCGTCCCGAGTTTCCTGGTGGCGAGCCAGCCGATCAAGCTGCTGAAGATGAAGCAGTTGATGACGACGATACAGAAGAGTAA
- a CDS encoding inactive transglutaminase family protein, with translation MSRLMFYIIVGLLLVAGIATSIHRHVQFEIPWLPGEQRQVWEIEAGINFNAQDGPVQVDLALPSHQAGYRVLTENTASSGYGLAYQADELGRTAQWTIREAAGSQTLYYSVQMLVSQDARAPVQTPPEMAPITPWESPYDTAASQLIEQAWARSANNATFARELIRDVNGERQGENARLLLSQENPAALVVRLLNQAGVLAREVSGLLLEDGRRRQTLSSWIQVFDESGEQWAIFHPLTGEQGKPENLLLWETGGRAVLEVQGGTNSRVTFSMMTHDQPASAAVRNHYSEDTLLNFSIHSLPLEEQALFQTILLIPIGALMVVFLRVLVGIKTSGTFMPVLIALAFIQTTLPTGLIGFLLIVAVGLIIRNYLSYLNLLLVARVSAVIITVIAIISIFTVLAYRMGLSAGLTITFFPMIILAWTIERMSILWEEEGPKQVLIQGGGSLITAVLAYLAMNNPWVRHITFNFLGVQLILMALILLLGNYTGYRLLELRRFKPIIDDEKPS, from the coding sequence ATGTCACGGTTAATGTTTTATATCATTGTCGGCTTGCTGTTGGTCGCGGGTATTGCCACCAGCATACATCGCCATGTGCAGTTTGAAATCCCCTGGCTCCCCGGTGAACAACGCCAAGTCTGGGAGATTGAAGCGGGCATAAACTTCAATGCTCAAGATGGCCCTGTGCAAGTCGACTTGGCGCTGCCTTCTCATCAGGCTGGTTATCGGGTATTAACCGAAAATACAGCATCATCAGGGTATGGCTTGGCCTACCAGGCAGATGAGCTAGGCCGTACCGCGCAGTGGACGATTCGCGAAGCGGCTGGCAGCCAAACGCTGTACTACTCCGTTCAAATGCTGGTATCGCAAGATGCCCGAGCACCGGTGCAAACGCCGCCTGAAATGGCTCCTATAACGCCATGGGAAAGCCCCTATGACACGGCGGCTAGCCAGCTGATCGAACAAGCCTGGGCTCGCAGCGCCAATAACGCGACGTTTGCCCGGGAATTGATCCGAGATGTGAATGGTGAGCGTCAGGGCGAAAACGCGCGTCTTCTGTTATCTCAGGAAAACCCAGCAGCGCTGGTGGTCCGCTTGCTCAACCAAGCGGGCGTATTAGCGCGCGAAGTAAGCGGACTGCTATTGGAAGATGGACGTCGCCGCCAAACACTTAGTAGTTGGATTCAAGTGTTTGACGAGTCTGGTGAACAGTGGGCCATTTTTCATCCGCTGACAGGCGAGCAAGGCAAACCCGAAAACCTACTGTTGTGGGAAACAGGCGGTCGAGCCGTCTTAGAAGTACAAGGTGGCACCAACTCTCGGGTTACCTTCTCAATGATGACCCACGATCAGCCGGCTTCAGCCGCGGTGCGCAATCACTATTCCGAAGACACGCTGCTGAATTTCTCCATTCATAGCCTGCCGTTGGAAGAACAGGCGCTATTCCAGACTATTCTGCTGATTCCGATTGGCGCGTTAATGGTGGTGTTTTTACGTGTCTTGGTAGGCATAAAGACATCCGGTACCTTCATGCCGGTTTTGATCGCCCTCGCCTTCATTCAGACCACCCTGCCCACTGGCCTTATCGGTTTCCTGCTTATCGTTGCGGTCGGGCTGATTATCCGTAACTACCTCTCTTACTTGAACTTGCTGCTGGTGGCCAGGGTCTCCGCGGTCATCATCACGGTGATCGCGATCATTTCTATCTTTACTGTACTGGCCTATCGCATGGGGCTGAGTGCTGGCTTAACGATTACCTTCTTCCCGATGATCATCCTTGCCTGGACTATCGAGCGGATGTCGATTCTATGGGAAGAGGAAGGTCCTAAGCAGGTATTGATCCAGGGTGGCGGCAGCTTGATCACCGCCGTCCTTGCCTATCTGGCGATGAACAATCCCTGGGTACGCCATATCACGTTCAACTTCTTAGGCGTGCAGTTGATACTCATGGCGTTGATCTTGCTGCTGGGTAATTACACTGGCTACCGACTGTTGGAGTTACGCCGCTTTAAGCCAATTATTGATGATGAGAAACCATCATGA
- a CDS encoding alpha-L-glutamate ligase-like protein: MSWFNNWTWPTRLRDKGIIGMNRRNIRYIGRYNSRRLYPLVDDKLKTKLLAQQYGITSPELIGTVTTQFGVKHIGDMLTGHAGFVIKPAKGSGGKGILVIEKVEDNAFIKPSGAKLTLTDVERHVSNILSGLYSLGGSPDVAVIETLINFDESLMDYTYEGVPDIRVIVFKGYPVMAMMRLSTAASDGKANLHQGAVGVGLNIATGAALRAVQFDRPCFSHPDTGHDLASLVVPQWETLLNLAAGCYEMTGLGYLGTDMVLDRKHGPMLLELNARPGLAIQMTNGEGLRRRLDLIERQPDGVPAKQRVAFSQHHFARQSELVESPDTTSSSA, from the coding sequence ATGAGTTGGTTCAACAACTGGACGTGGCCCACGCGCTTGCGTGATAAAGGCATCATTGGCATGAATCGGCGTAATATCCGCTACATTGGCCGTTATAACAGCCGCCGACTCTATCCCTTGGTGGACGATAAACTTAAGACCAAACTGCTCGCCCAGCAATATGGGATAACGTCGCCAGAATTGATCGGCACTGTGACCACCCAGTTCGGGGTTAAGCACATCGGCGACATGCTCACGGGCCATGCAGGCTTTGTTATCAAGCCTGCTAAAGGTAGCGGCGGCAAAGGAATTTTGGTGATTGAAAAGGTCGAAGATAATGCCTTTATCAAGCCAAGTGGTGCCAAGCTAACCCTCACCGATGTTGAGCGGCACGTCTCTAATATTCTTTCCGGTCTCTACTCATTGGGCGGCTCGCCCGATGTGGCGGTGATTGAGACGCTGATCAATTTCGATGAAAGCCTGATGGATTACACCTACGAGGGGGTGCCCGATATCCGGGTGATCGTCTTTAAGGGCTATCCCGTTATGGCCATGATGCGGCTTTCCACCGCCGCCTCTGATGGCAAGGCAAACTTGCACCAGGGTGCCGTGGGAGTGGGGCTAAACATTGCAACGGGGGCTGCACTACGCGCCGTTCAGTTTGACCGGCCCTGCTTTAGTCATCCCGATACGGGTCACGACTTGGCAAGCTTAGTGGTGCCTCAGTGGGAAACGCTGCTGAACCTGGCCGCGGGCTGTTATGAAATGACTGGCCTGGGGTATCTCGGTACGGATATGGTGTTGGATCGCAAGCATGGGCCGATGCTGCTTGAACTGAATGCACGCCCCGGCCTAGCCATTCAAATGACCAATGGGGAAGGTTTGCGCCGTCGCCTGGATCTAATTGAGCGGCAGCCGGATGGCGTGCCTGCCAAACAGCGTGTCGCCTTTTCCCAACACCATTTCGCGCGGCAAAGTGAGCTGGTAGAAAGCCCTGACACCACCTCTTCCAGCGCGTAG
- a CDS encoding transcriptional repressor has product MTQANTLLQQAESQCHIRGVRFTPIRRRVLELIAENGGGLKAYDLLDKLSTEHAAARPPTVYRALEFLIDQGLVHRIESQNSYVACACPEHVHGFQLLICRHCGYVEELHLDEISDQLAALANSQGFNVERQTIELQGLCQDCRTS; this is encoded by the coding sequence ATGACCCAAGCGAATACACTACTGCAGCAGGCAGAGTCTCAGTGCCACATCCGCGGCGTTCGTTTCACGCCCATACGCAGGCGCGTGCTAGAGCTGATTGCCGAAAATGGTGGTGGGCTGAAGGCGTATGATCTGCTGGATAAGCTGTCTACCGAACATGCGGCGGCTAGGCCGCCGACGGTTTATCGGGCGCTTGAGTTTCTGATTGACCAGGGCTTGGTGCATCGGATTGAGTCGCAAAACTCCTATGTGGCCTGCGCGTGCCCTGAGCATGTGCATGGTTTTCAGTTGCTCATTTGCAGACACTGCGGGTACGTAGAAGAGCTGCATTTAGATGAGATCAGTGATCAACTGGCGGCTCTGGCAAACAGCCAAGGGTTTAACGTTGAGCGCCAAACCATTGAGCTACAAGGGCTCTGTCAGGATTGTCGAACAAGCTGA
- the hisI gene encoding phosphoribosyl-AMP cyclohydrolase — MSRFDQVAPDALFKQLERAIPDDSLPAIATLLTAVRFNADGLIPAIAQQHDSKEVLMMAWMNRQALEETLATQRVCYYSRSREKLWRKGESSGQQQQLVSAALDCDGDTLLLQVEQTGPACHTGRRSCFYIGVAQEQASITSTPLIDPDELYGSKASS; from the coding sequence ATGTCCCGTTTTGACCAAGTAGCTCCAGACGCCCTTTTTAAGCAGCTTGAGCGTGCTATCCCTGATGATAGCCTGCCCGCTATTGCAACCCTGCTAACGGCTGTGCGCTTTAATGCCGATGGTTTAATCCCTGCGATTGCCCAGCAGCACGACTCCAAAGAAGTGCTAATGATGGCGTGGATGAATCGTCAGGCGCTAGAAGAGACCCTAGCCACTCAGCGGGTCTGTTACTACTCGCGCTCACGGGAAAAATTGTGGCGCAAAGGGGAGTCATCGGGCCAGCAGCAACAGCTTGTGTCCGCTGCCCTTGATTGCGATGGTGACACCCTGCTTCTGCAAGTTGAGCAAACAGGACCCGCTTGCCATACCGGACGTCGTAGCTGCTTCTATATTGGCGTGGCCCAAGAGCAGGCATCGATTACCAGCACGCCGCTAATCGATCCCGATGAGCTCTACGGCAGCAAAGCCTCTTCCTAG
- the yidD gene encoding membrane protein insertion efficiency factor YidD, producing the protein MSRCLTSLRSALRWALTSVMIGCVKTYQYTLSPLLGPRCRFWPSCSSYTIEAIQVHGPIKGGWMAVKRIVKCHPGSPGGMDPVPGGRSEQLCREDEDASSSCCSDHHSR; encoded by the coding sequence ATGAGCCGCTGTCTAACATCACTGCGATCAGCCCTGCGCTGGGCATTAACTAGCGTGATGATTGGCTGCGTTAAAACCTATCAATATACGCTTAGTCCTCTTTTGGGCCCGCGCTGTCGCTTCTGGCCCAGTTGTTCGTCCTACACCATTGAAGCAATTCAGGTGCATGGGCCGATAAAAGGTGGCTGGATGGCCGTGAAGCGTATCGTCAAGTGCCACCCAGGCAGCCCTGGCGGCATGGACCCAGTACCCGGCGGCCGAAGCGAGCAGCTTTGCCGCGAGGACGAAGATGCATCCTCTTCCTGTTGCAGCGACCACCATTCCCGCTAG
- a CDS encoding SufE family protein, with translation MSTSGAELAQQELIEDFEIFDNWMDRYQYIIDMGKQLPDFPDDWKVEEFKIQGCQSNVWMRHEEEGDKLIFKATSDAAIVSGLIALLLRIYSDRSAAEIRATEPHFLADLGLDKHLSPTRSNGLHAMLEKIYQVAHQR, from the coding sequence ATGAGCACTTCCGGCGCCGAACTGGCCCAGCAAGAGCTGATTGAAGATTTCGAGATATTCGATAACTGGATGGATCGTTATCAGTACATTATTGATATGGGCAAACAGCTGCCTGACTTCCCCGACGATTGGAAAGTCGAGGAGTTTAAAATCCAGGGCTGCCAGTCTAATGTATGGATGCGGCATGAAGAGGAGGGCGATAAGCTGATTTTTAAGGCGACGTCCGATGCCGCTATTGTGTCGGGCCTGATTGCCTTATTACTGCGCATTTATAGTGACCGCTCAGCAGCAGAGATTCGTGCTACCGAACCGCACTTTTTAGCTGATTTGGGATTGGATAAGCATCTCTCGCCAACCCGTAGCAACGGCTTACATGCGATGCTTGAAAAGATCTATCAGGTGGCACACCAGCGCTAG
- a CDS encoding site-specific integrase, with amino-acid sequence MPNALTPGGVGPLLLEHGPVSGQLNVRITAQNDAQAVMAWLEEYVDSPQTWKAYRRESERLLLWLNSQGLTLADIHRDALRRFELFLADPQPSDQWVGPSKPRAHPAWRPFRGPLSPASRRQSLVILQGMFAWLVEAGWVSHNPFRLMRDKSRRLNNQAPRIERYLESDVWAWFWQWLNEPLAVEEGSRRFFEQARRRFIFGFAYLLAPRISEMADARMGDFQRSEGRWWWSVVGKGSKVARIPLPDDMLACLRQWRQALGLPDQLTELEHNAPALRALDGQRGLGHNQLYRLIRATFQQAALALEKEGGASQHVNALRQATPHWLRHTSITHQAQSGISLRHLAESARHARLDTTSRYLHTEDIEWHNEQQLHRLSNSPLTRYNGADS; translated from the coding sequence ATGCCAAATGCGTTAACACCCGGTGGAGTAGGGCCGCTGCTGCTGGAGCATGGACCTGTAAGCGGGCAGCTTAACGTCAGAATTACGGCACAAAATGATGCTCAGGCGGTGATGGCTTGGCTTGAAGAGTACGTTGACAGCCCACAAACCTGGAAAGCGTACCGCCGGGAATCCGAGCGGCTTTTACTCTGGCTGAATAGCCAAGGACTCACGCTGGCAGATATCCATAGAGATGCGCTGCGCCGGTTTGAGCTGTTCCTTGCCGACCCTCAGCCCAGTGATCAGTGGGTAGGGCCCTCCAAGCCCCGCGCACACCCAGCGTGGCGGCCGTTTCGTGGGCCTTTATCGCCCGCCAGTCGGCGCCAGAGCTTAGTGATTCTGCAGGGCATGTTTGCCTGGCTGGTAGAAGCCGGGTGGGTTAGCCATAACCCGTTTCGCCTGATGCGTGATAAATCAAGGCGCTTGAACAATCAGGCGCCGCGCATTGAGCGTTACCTGGAGAGCGATGTATGGGCGTGGTTCTGGCAGTGGCTCAATGAGCCGTTAGCGGTGGAAGAGGGTAGTCGAAGGTTTTTTGAGCAGGCGCGTCGACGCTTTATCTTTGGTTTTGCCTATCTACTCGCTCCGCGAATTAGCGAAATGGCAGATGCCCGCATGGGCGATTTCCAGCGCAGCGAAGGGCGCTGGTGGTGGAGTGTGGTAGGTAAGGGCAGCAAGGTGGCGCGGATACCGCTACCCGACGACATGCTGGCTTGCCTGCGACAGTGGCGCCAAGCGCTAGGCTTGCCTGACCAGCTTACCGAGCTGGAGCATAATGCGCCGGCTCTACGCGCCCTGGATGGGCAGCGCGGCTTGGGGCACAACCAGCTCTATAGGCTGATTCGGGCAACGTTTCAGCAGGCAGCCCTAGCGCTTGAAAAGGAGGGCGGCGCTTCACAGCATGTCAACGCGCTGCGCCAGGCAACGCCACACTGGTTACGGCATACATCGATTACCCATCAGGCTCAGTCGGGCATTAGCCTGCGCCATTTGGCTGAAAGCGCGCGTCATGCGCGTCTCGATACCACATCTCGCTACCTGCATACCGAAGACATTGAGTGGCATAACGAGCAGCAGCTTCATCGGTTAAGCAATTCGCCATTGACTCGTTATAATGGGGCAGATTCATAG